The following are from one region of the Mauremys reevesii isolate NIE-2019 linkage group 2, ASM1616193v1, whole genome shotgun sequence genome:
- the LGI3 gene encoding leucine-rich repeat LGI family member 3 isoform X2, with translation MVNAAFTEIKAAAFAHIPLLQFLLLNSNKFTLIGDDAFTGLSHLQYLFIENNDIRSLSKFTFRGLKSLTHLSLANNNLQTLPKDIFIPLDILSDLDLRGNAFICDCKIKWLVEWMERTNATVPAIFCSSPVRYQGQKIWDPALKDFSCITTDFVVHQVLPFQSVSAEPFVYSSDLYVALAQPSASICTILKWDYVERKLRDFDRIPAHSAVYCKPIVAQSQLYVVVAQLFGGSYIYRWDTNVDKFIKIQDMDSRKIRKPNDIEAFQIDGDWYFVIADSSKAGSTSLYRWNQNGFYSHQALHPWHRDTDVEYVENEGKPRLIISSSSQAPVIYQWSRAQKQFVQQGEVAEVMDVQMVKHFKFKKDNYLCLSRYIGDSKVVKWEGQRFTELQTLPSRGSMVMQPFLVSQRQYMALGSDFSFTHVYLWDEEKQKFLKFQELSVQAPRAFHYVPLEDMDLLLAPSFKSSTLVYKHVVVDLSL, from the exons ATGGTGAATGCAGCCTTTACTGAAATCAAAGCAGCAGCCTTCGCTCACATCCCCCTCCTGCAGTTCCT CTTACTGAACTCCAACAAGTTTACACTGATCGGGGACGATGCCTTCACCGGCCTCTCCCACCTGCAGTACCT GTTCATTGAGAACAATGACATCCGCTCTCTGTCAAAATTCACCTTCCGAGGACTGAAGTCCCTGACACACTT atCCTTGGCCAACAACAACCTGCAGACACTGCCCAAAGATATCTTCATACCCCTGGACATCCTCAGTGACCT GGACCTCCGGGGCAACGCTTTCATCTGCGACTGCAAAATCAAGTGGCTGGTGGAATGGATGGAGAGGACCAATGCCACAGTGCCTGCCATCTTCTGCAGCAGCCCTGTCCGCTACCAGGGGCAGAAGATCTGGGACCCGGCCCTGAAGGACTTCAGCTGCATCACGACAG actTTGTGGTGCACCAGGTCCTGCCATTCCAGTCAGTGTCAGCTGAGCCCTTTGTCTACAGCAGCGACCTCTACGTAGCACTGGCACAGCCCAGTGCCAGCATCTGCACCATCCTCAAGTGGGACTATGTGGAGCGCAAGCTACGGGACTTTGACCGCATCCCTG CTCATTCGGCCGTGTATTGCAAGCCCATCGTGGCCCAGTCGCAGCTCTACGTGGTGGTGGCACAGCTCTTCGGCGGCTCCTACATCTACCGCTGGGACACCAACGTGGACAAGTTCATCAAGATCCAGGACATGGACAGCAGGAAGATCCGCAAGCCCAATGACATCGAGGCCTTCCAGATTGACGGCGACTGGTACTTCGTCATCGCCGACAGCTCCAAGGCCGGCTCCACCAGCCTCTACCGCTGGAACCAGAATGGCTTCTACTCccaccaggccctgcacccctggcaCCGCGACACCGACGTGGAATACGTGGAGAACGAAGGCAAGCCCCGGCTCATcatctccagcagctcccaggccCCTGTCATCTACCAGTGGAGCCGCGCCCAGAAGCAGTTTGTGCAGCAGGGGGAGGTGGCCGAGGTGATGGACGTGCAGATGGTCAAGCACTTCAAGTTCAAGAAAGACAATTACCTGTGCCTCAGCCGCTACATCGGGGACTCCAAGGTGGTCAAGTGGGAGGGGCAGCGCTTCACCGAGCTGCAGACCCTGCCCTCGCGGGGCTCCATGGTCATGCAGCCCTTCCTAGTGTCCCAGCGCCAGTACATGGCCCTTGGCAGCGACTTCTCCTTCACCCATGTTTACCTGTGGGATGAGGAGAAGCAGAAGTTTCTCAAGTTCCAGGAACTCTCCGTCCAAGCGCCCCGGGCTTTCCACTACGTCCCCTTGGAGGACATGGACCTTCTGCTGGCACCCAGCTTCAAGAGCAGCACACTGGTCTACAAGCACGTTGTGGTGGACCTCAGCTTGTAG